A region of Anaerolineales bacterium DNA encodes the following proteins:
- a CDS encoding isoprenylcysteine carboxylmethyltransferase family protein: protein MKDKLLLRFAIRETMGTIILGVALFWSAGTLAWWPAWAVVAITFVWTIATGVVIMRTNPDLLAERLGPRKGGKSWDTAIMGVIGMTTLARLVVAGLDRRFGWSGEFPAMLQIAALVAAGTGYALVVWATGSNAYFSQIVRIQTEREHAVASGGPYRFVRHPGYVGSILYELSLPLLLASWWAFLIGVLNAGLFVLRTALEDRDLQNELDGYKAYTERVRYRLLPGIW from the coding sequence ATGAAGGATAAACTGTTGCTGCGTTTTGCCATCCGAGAAACGATGGGAACGATCATCCTCGGCGTGGCCTTATTCTGGTCGGCCGGCACGCTCGCCTGGTGGCCGGCCTGGGCGGTAGTTGCGATTACTTTCGTATGGACCATCGCAACGGGTGTGGTTATCATGCGCACCAATCCGGATCTGCTGGCCGAGCGATTGGGTCCTCGTAAAGGCGGTAAATCCTGGGACACGGCCATCATGGGGGTGATCGGGATGACGACCCTGGCCCGACTGGTCGTCGCCGGACTCGATCGGCGCTTTGGTTGGTCGGGAGAGTTCCCCGCGATGCTGCAAATCGCTGCCCTGGTTGCCGCGGGGACCGGCTACGCGCTGGTGGTTTGGGCGACGGGATCGAACGCTTACTTCTCGCAGATCGTGCGCATTCAGACCGAGCGTGAGCACGCCGTCGCCAGCGGCGGGCCATACCGCTTCGTGCGCCATCCGGGCTACGTGGGCTCGATATTGTACGAATTGAGCCTGCCGCTGCTGCTGGCATCCTGGTGGGCCTTCCTGATCGGGGTATTGAATGCAGGATTGTTCGTGTTGCGTACGGCGCTCGAGGATCGGGATTTGCAAAACGAACTCGATGGCTATAAAGCTTATACCGAGCGGGTGCGCTACCGCTTGCTGCCGGGCATCTGGTAA